From a region of the Eulemur rufifrons isolate Redbay chromosome 7, OSU_ERuf_1, whole genome shotgun sequence genome:
- the LOC138386775 gene encoding deleted in lung and esophageal cancer protein 1-like, whose product MQVVPLRAIVAVPELQLSTSWVDFGTCFVNQERVREVYLMNLSGCRSYWTVLMGQQEPAKDAVAFRVSPNSGLLEARPTNAPPNSITLQVYFTARSSELYESTLVVEGMLHTWKLERG is encoded by the exons ATGCAGGTGGTGCCCCTGCGGGCCATTGTGGCCGTGCCTGAGCTGCAGCTCTCCACCAGCTGGGTGGACTTCGGGACCTGCTTTGTGAACCAGGAGCGAGTCCGGGAAGTCTACCTGATGAACCTGAGTGGCTGCCGGAGCTACTGGACCGTGCTGATGG GCCAGCAGGAGCCAGCCAAGGATGCTGTGGCCTTCAGGGTCTCCCCAAACAGTGGGCTGCTGGAGGCACGACCCACCAATGCACCCCCAAACTCCATCACCCTGCAGGTTTACTTCACTGCCAG GAGCAGTGAGCTGTACGAGTCTACGCTGGTGGTGGAAGGCATGCTCCACACGTGGAAACTAGAGAGGGGATGA